Proteins co-encoded in one Stomoxys calcitrans chromosome 5, idStoCalc2.1, whole genome shotgun sequence genomic window:
- the LOC131998174 gene encoding uncharacterized protein LOC131998174 — protein MSSKRTLLSTSPDHKEHTPKKYAPSLNMSVSSHQDVFTWSKLCEVLDDKLKGVAKKEDLTDIKHEIEELKHENSKLKEDIKKLTNRLELVDQKSRTTNIMVPPAKSKGF, from the exons ATGAGCAGCAAGCGCACTCTTTTATCGACATCACCTGATCATAAAGAACATACACCAAAAAAATACGCGCCGTCCCTAAATATGAGTGTAAGCAGTCATCAAGACGTGTTTACATGGAGCAAACTATGCGAAGTCCTGGACGACAAATTGAAGGGTGTAGCAAAGAAAGAAGATCTGACGGATATCAAACATGAAATTGAAGAATTAAAACATGAGAATTCTAAATTAAAGGAAGACATAAAGAAATTAACAAACCGTCTAGAACTAGTTGACCAGAAATCGAGAACCACAAATATCATG GTACCGCCAGCGAAGTCCAAAGGGTTTTAA